A single window of Colletotrichum higginsianum IMI 349063 chromosome 8, whole genome shotgun sequence DNA harbors:
- a CDS encoding Polysaccharide deacetylase, translated as MILAFSLIPRSSAKVPWKRGTNAPADPSGLTVVRRPMAVVNPGLMYIERDAEARSSLLLLGLLISVPNPPLPPDSATMLLDTIVTSLLLVASAAAIPIETPVELIKRAPSAGVVIQKCAKPGVFALAYDDGPYQYTSQLVDILNNGGAKATFFMTGTLYGCIYNQRAAVKKAFDSGHQIASHSWTHPQNFGSLSQAQLTSEMQKLEQAAVNIIGRKPAYMRPPYLATGGSVLPTMKTLGYKVITNDVDSGDWNGQTAAQSQQKFQQAGAGGNGHIPLMHETYASTVQTLTPWLINWAKQNNLKLVTVAECLDDGSGAYQPGTFTGNGANSC; from the exons ATGATCCTGGCTTTTTCTCTTATTCCCCGTTCCTCCGccaaagtaccctggaaaaGGGGAACAAATGCCCCTGCAGACCCAA GTGGGCTCACCGTCGTCCGTCGACCCATGGCAGTTGTCAACCCAGGATTGATGTATATAGAGAGAGACGCGGAAGCCCGGTCGAGCCTACTCTTGCTTGGTCTCTTGAT CTCTGTCCCAaaccctcctctccctcccgaTTCAGCCACAATGCTTCTCGACACCATCGTCACCAGCCTGCTGCTggtcgccagcgccgccgccatccccaTCGAGACCCCCGTGGAGCTCATCAAGCGCGCCCCGAGCGCCGGCGTCGTGATCCAGAAGTGCGCCAAGCCcggcgtcttcgccctcgcctaCGACGACGGGCCCTACCAGTACACCTcgcagctcgtcgacatcctcaacaacggcggcgccaaggCCACCTTCTTCATGACCGGCACCCTCTACGGCTGCATCTACAAccagcgcgccgccgtcaagaagGCCTTCGACTCGGGCCACCAGATCGCCTCCCACAGCTGGACGCACCCCCAGAACTTCGGCAGCCTCAGCCAGGCCCAGCTCACCTCCGAGATGCAGAAGCTCGAGCAGGCGGCCGTCAACATCATCGGCAGGAAGCCCGCCTACATGCGCCCGCCCTACCTGGCCACCGGCGGCTCCGTCctgccgacgatgaagacgctGGGCTACAAGGTCATCAccaacgacgtcgactcgggCGACTGGAACGggcagacggcggcgcagaGCCAGCAGAAGTTccagcaggccggcgccggcggcaacggaCACATCCCCCTGATGCACGAGACGTACGCCAGCACGGTGCAGACTCTGACGCCCTGGCTGATCAACTGGGCCAAGCAGAACAACCTCAAGCTGGTTACCGTTG CCGAgtgcctcgacgacggcagcggaGCCTACCAGCCCGGCACCTtcaccggcaacggcgcgAATTCTTGCTGA
- a CDS encoding Glutathione-dependent formaldehyde-activating enzyme, whose protein sequence is MDVECQCGAVAFKTPTPEPLDIYCCHCSQCRKQSASAFGTSAIFPADGLVPLSDDLGSKLQSWTRPTKGGGHMDCYFCRVCGCRVFHRAHDKRGTPSQTVSVKGGLIAGLQMDRGKHIWTSSAVVRIPEEAERWAESPPGTPTDNDQ, encoded by the coding sequence ATGGACGTTGAATGCCAATGCGGAGCCGTCGCCTTCAAGACGCCGACCCCGGAACCTCTCGATATCTACTGCTGCCACTGCTCCCAATGCCGCAAGCAGTCCGCCTCCGCCTTCGGCACGTCCGCCATCTtccccgccgacggcctggtCCCCCTCTCCGACGACCTCGGGTCGAAGCTCCAGTCGTGGACGCGGCCGACCAAGGGCGGCGGACACATGGACTGCTATTTCTGCCGCGTCTGCGGATGCCGCGTCTTCCACCGCGCGCACGACAAGCGCGGCACTCCGAGCCAGACTGTCAGCGTCAAGGGAGGGCTCATCGCGGGGCTGCAGATGGACCGGGGGAAACACATCTGGACGAGCAGCGCGGTCGTACGGATCCCCGAGGAGGCTGAGAGGTGGGCCGAGTCGCCGCCTGGCACTCCTACTGACAACGACCAGTGA